A stretch of the Medicago truncatula cultivar Jemalong A17 chromosome 5, MtrunA17r5.0-ANR, whole genome shotgun sequence genome encodes the following:
- the LOC11432123 gene encoding serine/threonine-protein kinase SAPK2 yields MDRYEVVKDIGSGNFAVAKLVRDIFTKELFAVKFIERGQKIDDNVQREIMNHRSLKHPNIVRFKEVLLTPTHLAIVMEYAAGGELFERICSAGRFSEDEARFFFQQLISGVSYCHSMLICHRDLKLENTLLDGSTAPRVKICDFGYSKSSVLHSQPKSTVGTPAYIAPEVLTKKEYDGKIADVWSCGVTLYVMLVGAYPFEDPADPKDFKKTISKILSVQYKVPDFVRVSPECINLLSQIFVANPEKRITIPEIKNHPWFLRNLPVELMEGGSWQSNDVNNPSQSVDEVLSILQEARKPLNNPKIGGLLSVGSMDLDEFDLDADLEDIETFGDFMCPPL; encoded by the exons ATGGATCGCTATGAGGTTGTCAAAGATATTGGTTCTGGGAATTTTGCTGTTGCAAAGCTTGTTAGGGATATCTTCACCAAAGAGCTTTTTGCTGTTAAGTTTATTGAGAGAGGCCAAAAG ATTGATGATAATGTCCAAAGGGAAATCATGAACCATAGATCATTGAAGCATCCTAATATTGTTAGGTTCAAAGAG GTCCTGCTAACACCAACACATCTAGCCATTGTAATGGAGTACGCTGCTGGAGGAGAACTGTTTGAGAGGATATGTAGTGCTGGTAGATTTAGTGAAGATGAG GCAAGGTTTTTCTTTCAGCAATTGATATCAGGAGTCAGTTACTGTCATTCAATG CTAATATGCCATAGAGATCTGAAGCTTGAAAACACACTCTTAGACGGAAGCACTGCACCACGAGTCAAAATTTGCGACTTTGGTTACTCAAAG TCATCTGTGTTGCATTCACAACCAAAATCTACAGTAGGAACTCCAGCTTACATTGCACCTGAGGTTCTGACGAAGAAAGAATATGATGGAAAG ATTGCAGATGTTTGGTCTTGTGGAGTCACCTTATATGTGATGTTAGTCGGCGCTTATCCTTTTGAAGACCCTGCGGATCCAAAGGACTTTAAGAAAACCATTTCC AAGATACTTAGTGTTCAGTACAAAGTTCCTGATTTTGTACGAGTTTCACCGGAATGTATAAATCTTCTATCTCAAATATTTGTGGCTAATCCTGAAAAG AGAATAACAATACCAGAAATAAAAAACCATCCATGGTTTTTAAGGAACTTACCAGTAGAATTAATGGAAGGTGGAAGCTGGCAAAGCAATGATGTAAATAATCCATCACAAAGTGTTGATGAAGTTCTGTCCATTCTACAAGAGGCAAGAAAACCTCTTAACAACCCTAAGATTGGTGGACTTCTTAGTGTAGGCAGCATGGACTTGGATGAGTTTGATCTTGATGCAGATCTTGAAGATATAGAAACATTTGGTGATTTTATGTGTCCTCCTCTTTAA
- the LOC11425992 gene encoding plant cysteine oxidase 4 isoform X2, which produces MNEFADKIEAIDVGIDEFGFCDSPTSDAIFDGARRGLLYGQSFSEITYIHIHECDDFSIGVFCLPAGKEFPLHDHPEMTVLSKLLYGSVHVKAYDWINFDSTKEQTIGLAGKVIDEVMKAPHEPSILFPRSGGNIHSFRALTPCAILDVLSPPYCEDFGRPSTYYYDIPIPYLNGYSMLEEKPLPDDLVVHGAPYFGPSIVTLYDDYDFSDQTSDENHV; this is translated from the exons ATGAATGAATTTGCAGACAAAATTGAAGCAATAGATGTTGGAATCGACGAGTTCGGGTTTTGCGATTCTCCTAcatcagatgcaatttttgatgGTGCTAGGAGAGGATTGCTTTATGGACAAAGCTTCTCTGAAATAACATACATTCATATTCATGAATGTGACGATTTCTCT ATAGGGGTGTTTTGTCTTCCAGCAGGAAAAGAATTTCCACTTCATGATCACCCGGAAATGACAGTGTTGAGCAAACTTTTATATGGATCTGTCCATGTCAAAGCTTATGATTGGATCAATTTTGATAGTACCAAAGAGCAAACAA TAGGATTGGCGGGTAAGGTAATAGATGAAGTGATGAAAGCACCACATGAACCGTCCATATTATTTCCAAGAAGTGGTGGAAATATTCATTCTTTTAGAGCGTTGACTCCATGTGCAATACTAGATGTGCTGTCTCCACCATACTGTGAAGATTTTGGAAGACCCTCCACTTACTACTATGACATTCCTATCCCTTATCTTAATg GTTATTCCATGCTTGAGGAGAAACCATTGCCTGATGATTTAGTTGTTCATGGTGCGCCATACTTTGGACCTTCAATTGTAACCTtgtatgatgattatgattttagTGATCAAACCAGTGATGAAAACCATGTATAA
- the LOC11427371 gene encoding phospho-2-dehydro-3-deoxyheptonate aldolase 1, chloroplastic, whose product MSLSSTSSTSLIPTKSLLQPTKPNPPSFPIGLKPMPKPKPGSILAVHAAEPAKNPVLTEKPSKPQPTTIPRNASTKWTIDSWKSKKALQLPEYPSQEDLEAVLKTLDAFPPIVFAGEARTLEEHLGEAAMGNAFLLQGGDCAESFKEFNANNIRDTFRIILQMSVVMMFGGQMPVIKVGRMAGQFAKPRSDNFEEKNGVKLPSYRGDNINGDAFDEKSRTPDPQRMIRAYCQAAATLNLLRAFATGGYAAMQRVTQWNLDFTEQSEQGDRYRELANRVDEALGFMAAAGLTVDHPIMRTTDFWTSHECLLLPYEQSLTRLDSTSGLYYDCSAHMIWVGERTRQLDGAHVEFLRGVANPLGIKVSDKMDPNELVKLIEILNPQNKPGRITIITRMGAENMRVKLPHLIRAVRRAGQIVTWVSDPMHGNTIKAPCGLKTRPFDAIRAEVRAFFDVHEQEGSHPGGVHLEMTGQNVTECIGGSKIVTFDDLSSRYHTHCDPRLNASQSLELAFIIAERLRKSRIRSQPPLESTGF is encoded by the exons atgtCTCTCTCTTCAACATCTTCCACCTCTCTCATTCCCACCAAATCATTACTCCAACCCACCAAACCAAACCCACCTTCATTCCCCATCGGGCTCAAACCCATGCCCAAACCCAAACCCGGTTCAATCCTCGCCGTTCACGCCGCTGAACCAGCAAAAAACCCGGTCCTCACCGAAAAGCCGAGCAAGCCTCAACCAACCACCATCCCCCGCAATGCATCCACCAAATGGACCATTGACAGCTGGAAATCCAAGAAGGCTCTTCAACTTCCTGAATACCCGAGTCAGGAAGACCTTGAAGCGGTTCTCAAGACACTCGATGCTTTCCCACCGATTGTGTTTGCTGGTGAAGCTAGAACTTTGGAGGAGCATTTGGGTGAAGCTGCTATGGGAAACGCGTTTCTTCTTCAAGGTGGTGATTGTGCTGAGAGCTTTAAGGAGTTTAATGCTAATAATATTCGTGATACTTTCAGGATTATTCTTCAGATGagtgttgttatgatgtttggTGGTCAAATGCCGGTTATTAAG GTGGGGAGAATGGCGGGTCAATTTGCGAAGCCAAGATCGGATAATTTTGAGGAGAAGAATGGTGTGAAGCTTCCTAGTTACAGAGGGGATAACATCAACGGTGATGCATTTGATGAGAAATCCAGGACACCGGATCCTCAGAGGATGATCCGTGCTTATTGTCAAGCTGCAGCTACTCTGAATCTTCTCAGAGCTTTTGCTACTGGTGGTTATGCTGCTATGCAGAGGGTTACTCAGTGGAACTTGGATTTCACTGAACAAAGTGAGCAAGGAGACAG GTACCGTGAGCTTGCTAACCGAGTTGACGAGGCCCTTGGATTCATGGCTGCTGCTGGTCTCACTGTTGACCATCCAATAATGAGAACAACTGATTTCTGGACTTCACATGAATGCTTGTTATTGCCATACGAACAATCACTTACTAGGTTGGATTCAACTTCTGGTCTCTATTATGACTGCTCGGCCCATATGATTTGGGTCGGTGAGAGGACCCGACAGCTAGATGGTGCCCATGTGGAATTTCTAAGAGGAGTTGCTAATCCCTTGGGAATCAAG GTAAGTGACAAGATGGATCCAAATGAGCTTGTTAAACTCATTGAGATCTTGAATCCTCAAAACAAACCAGGGAGAATAACTATAATCACTAGAATGGGAGCTGAAAATATGAGGGTGAAGCTTCCACATCTTATCAGGGCAGTGCGTAGAGCAGGACAAATTGTCACATGGGTCAGCGATCCTATGCATGGAAACACCATAAAGGCTCCATGTGGTCTCAAAACTCGCCCCTTCGATGCCATCAGG GCTGAAGTGAGAGCATTCTTTGATGTTCACGAACAAGAAGGAAGCCACCCAGGAGGAGTTCATCTCGAGATGACAGGTCAAAATGTGACCGAGTGCATCGGTGGGTCAAAGATAGTCACATTTGACGATCTTAGCTCACGCTACCACACACACTGCGATCCTAGACTTAATGCTTCACAATCTCTCGAGCTTGCTTTCATCATTGCTGAAAGGCTAAGAAAGAGTAGAATCAGATCACAGCCTCCTCTTGAATCtactggattttga
- the LOC11425992 gene encoding plant cysteine oxidase 4 isoform X1: protein MEMNKIQVLYDTCHVLFSQGRLPNFQQIHYLKNLLDKIEAIDVGIDEFGFCDSPTSDAIFDGARRGLLYGQSFSEITYIHIHECDDFSIGVFCLPAGKEFPLHDHPEMTVLSKLLYGSVHVKAYDWINFDSTKEQTIGLAGKVIDEVMKAPHEPSILFPRSGGNIHSFRALTPCAILDVLSPPYCEDFGRPSTYYYDIPIPYLNGYSMLEEKPLPDDLVVHGAPYFGPSIVTLYDDYDFSDQTSDENHV from the exons atggaaatgAACAAAATACAAGTACTCTATGATACTTGCCATGTTTTGTTTTCTCAAGGAAGACTTCCAAATTTTCAACAAATCCATTACCTGAAAAATCTACTAG ACAAAATTGAAGCAATAGATGTTGGAATCGACGAGTTCGGGTTTTGCGATTCTCCTAcatcagatgcaatttttgatgGTGCTAGGAGAGGATTGCTTTATGGACAAAGCTTCTCTGAAATAACATACATTCATATTCATGAATGTGACGATTTCTCT ATAGGGGTGTTTTGTCTTCCAGCAGGAAAAGAATTTCCACTTCATGATCACCCGGAAATGACAGTGTTGAGCAAACTTTTATATGGATCTGTCCATGTCAAAGCTTATGATTGGATCAATTTTGATAGTACCAAAGAGCAAACAA TAGGATTGGCGGGTAAGGTAATAGATGAAGTGATGAAAGCACCACATGAACCGTCCATATTATTTCCAAGAAGTGGTGGAAATATTCATTCTTTTAGAGCGTTGACTCCATGTGCAATACTAGATGTGCTGTCTCCACCATACTGTGAAGATTTTGGAAGACCCTCCACTTACTACTATGACATTCCTATCCCTTATCTTAATg GTTATTCCATGCTTGAGGAGAAACCATTGCCTGATGATTTAGTTGTTCATGGTGCGCCATACTTTGGACCTTCAATTGTAACCTtgtatgatgattatgattttagTGATCAAACCAGTGATGAAAACCATGTATAA
- the LOC11442299 gene encoding protein PELPK1, with the protein MASMKTIITSLLLFVTLSNMNLEARNLLQTTTQPNLPSIPTLPKPTLPSIPTTLPPLPSIPTLPSVPTTLPPLPSMPTLPQPQGNVPPLPTIPSVPKLTMPPLPSIPTNPTLPSLNFPPFPSNSLPNLPSISTIISSIPFFSPPPSTSTP; encoded by the coding sequence ATGGCCTCAATGAAAACCATCATTACATCTTTACTTCTTTTTGTTACCTTGTCAAACATGAACCTAGAAGCTCGCAACCTTTTGCAAACAACTACACAACCCAATTTGCCAAGCATTCCCACTTTACCAAAACCAACATTGCCTTCAATTCCAACAACATTGCCACCATTGCCTTCTATTCCAACGTTGCCTTCAGTCCCAACAACATTGCCACCTTTGCCTTCAATGCCAACATTGCCTCAACCTCAAGGTAATGTTCCTCCATTGCCTACCATCCCTTCAGTGCCTAAGCTCACTATGCCACCACTTCCTAGCATTCCAACCAATCCAACACTTCCATCTCTCAACTTTCCACCATTTCCATCCAATTCACTTCCCAACCTTCCTTCAATCTCAACCATTATCTCCTCCATCCCTTTCTTCTCTCCACCACCTTCAACATCTACCCCTTGA
- the LOC11442493 gene encoding protein PELPK1, with the protein MASMKTFITSLFLFVALSNMSLEARNLLQTTTQPNLPNIPTLPNPTLPSIPTTLPPLPSIPTTLPPLPSMPTLPQPQGNVPPLPTIPSMPKLTMPPLPSIPTNPTLPSLNFPPFPSNSLPNIPSISTIISSIPFFSPPPSTSSP; encoded by the coding sequence ATGGCCTCAATGAAAACATTCATCACATCTTTATTTCTTTTCGTTGCCTTGTCAAACATGAGCCTAGAAGCTCGAAACCTTTTGCAAACAACCACACAACCCAATTTGCCAAACATTCCCACTTTGCCAAATCCAACATTGCCTTCAATTCCAACAACATTGCCACCTTTGCCCTCAATCCCAACAACATTGCCACCTTTGCCTTCAATGCCAACATTGCCTCAACCTCAAGGTAATGTTCCTCCATTGCCTACTATCCCTTCTATGCCTAAGCTCACTATGCCACCACTTCCTAGCATTCCTACCAATCCAACACTTCCATCTCTCAACTTTCCACCATTTCCATCCAATTCACTTCCCAACATTCCTTCAATCTCAACCATTATCTCCTCCATCCCTTTCTTCTCTCCACCACCTTCAACATCTTCCCCTTGA
- the LOC11432749 gene encoding 14-3-3-like protein A: MATAPTPREEFVYMAKLAEQAERYEEMVDFMEKVTAAVESEELTVEERNLLSVAYKNVIGARRASWRIISSIEQKEESRGNDEHVTVIRDYRSKIEAELSNICNGILKLLDSRLIPSAASGDSKVFYLKMKGDYHRYLAEFKSGAERKDAAESTLTAYKSAQDIANSELPPTHPIRLGLALNFSVFYYEILNSPDRACGLAKQAFDEAIAELDTLGEESYKDSTLIMQLLRDNLTLWTSDMQDDGADEIKEAAPKGADEQ; this comes from the exons ATGGCAACAGCACCAACACCACGTGAAGAGTTCGTCTACATGGCGAAACTCGCCGAACAAGCCGAACGTTACGAAGAGATGGTCGATTTCATGGAAAAAGTAACCGCAGCCGTCGAAAGCGAAGAACTCACCGTCGAAGAACGTAACCTTCTCTCCGTCGCCTACAAAAACGTCATCGGAGCACGACGTGCTTCGTGGCGTatcatctcttccattgaaCAGAAGGAAGAAAGCCGTGGTAACGATGAACATGTTACCGTGATTCGTGATTACAGATCTAAGATCGAAGCTGAACTTTCCAATATCTGTAACGGTATTCTTAAGCTTCTTGATTCTCGCTTGATTCCTTCTGCTGCTTCTGGTGATTCTAAGGTTTTCTACCTTAAGATGAAAGGTGATTATCATAGGTATCTTGCTGAGTTTAAGAGTGGCGCTGAGCGTAAAGATGCTGCTGAAAGTACTCTTACTGCTTATAAATCTGCTCAG GACATTGCTAACTCTGAGCTACCACCAACTCACCCAATCAGGCTTGGTCTTGCTCTGAACTTCTCAGTGTTTTACTATGAGATTCTTAACTCTCCTGATCGTGCTTGTGGCCTTGCAAAGCAG GCTTTTGACGAGGCTATTGCTGAATTAGATACATTGGGAGAGGAATCATACAAGGATAGCACTTTGATCATGCAACTTCTCCGTGATAACCTCACCCTTTGGACCTCTGACATGCAG GATGATGGTGCAGATGAAATCAAAGAAGCCGCACCAAAAGGCGCCGATGAGCAGTAA